The window ttgaaatatcacAAGGTGATGAAGATACCTCGGATTCATCATCCCTTGCCATCAGACATAAATTTGATCTTCCTTCAGCTTTTACTTCTTCATCATCAGAACTTGAAGTATCACTATTTGACCAAGTAGCAGCCACCATTGCCTTCTTTGATATTCTATTTTGCTTTGGAGTTTCCTCTTTCAACATGGGGCATTCAGACCTGAAATGTCCAAGCTTCTTGTATTCAAAGCATATAAGCTCTTCCTTCTTGTTGGACtcgattttatttttggttctcCATGAAGAACCTTGATCTCTTCTATGCCCTCTCTTAGCCAATCTCCGGTTTCTTTGGCCCACAAGCTTCCTGAACCTTCTTGCAACCATAGCCAgttcctcatcatcatcacaagatagACTATCCAATTCTTCTTCTAGGATGCTTGTTTTTAAGGCaatccttttcttcttttcctttgcttctcTTTTGTCTtattcttcctcttccttgagTTCTAACTCGCAAGTaagaagagaaccacaaatttcatctagagttataacatttaagtcCTTGGCTTCAAGGATGGCAGTCACCTTTGGCTTCCAATTTTTGGGTAGGCTTCTAAGgagtcttttaacaatttcatgCTTATGAATTggtttgcctagctgacttaatttatttgtgatgtttgtgcATTTATCTAGCatgctggtgatatcttcaccaggTTCCATCTTAAACATCTCATAATTGTGAGTTAAAAGAGCTATCTTAAACTCCTTGACTtgtgaagtcccttcatgaataatcctttatcccacacttgtttagtcATGGTACAGCTTGACACTTTGTTGAATCCAATGGGAGTTAAAGCACAATGCAGTGTATTGATTGCCTTAAAGTTTGTTTGGACTCTTTTGGTTTCAACTtcagtccattcagaccttggcgtAGGAGTAATCTCATTGGTTACAACATTTAAGGTTGAAGGAATAAAGGGACCATCAGTgatgacatcccacatctcataatctatTGCTCTAATGTATATTTTCATCATAGTACTCCAATATGGTtaatttgagccatcaaaaagaggtggtctgtttgtggACTGTCCCTTAGCAACTACTGATTTTTgaagagccatttggatcttcccAAAAGGTGTTAGATCTTAAGAACGGGGAacttgctctgataccacttgttggtcccaagtaaatgtgttagagggggggtgaatagcactttttggctcttactgAAATTAACTTCTAATTAAggacaaatgcaagataaaaacaaattaaagatgaatgaaaaactaaaaacagaGCAGACAATCACACAAGAATTTATAATGGTTcgatccaagacctacatcgactatcttgattattcaaccaaggattttccaaaccaataCACTATcaacggtgaaattcacaagctttcactaAGCTTTttcaatggcttttaccaggctcagccaaaacctttcacaatggtttttactgGGATCAACCAgaacccaacaactaacttttctaggctaagttagaacctgtACACCCattcaagcaatccaagcaggaataaatcccttaaagtgtctcgcacactctaagtatacaaggagaagagaaataaaggtgtacctatgatcactgacttgatttaagtggtacaaagtgaagtgcttgaatcttttacaaggataggagtgaagttctcacagcccaattttcgggccatgaccggcgcatggacccaatgggcatagcccactaagcccaagcatgcctatttattttgttatgttgGAAGTTCTCCTAGGGCCCAACTAccttgtaattattttattaataatcaaaaagtTAAGTACAAAGGGGAAGGGGACCGAAACCTTACCTCCAGAATTACATGAGCATATGACAGAATtgaaaaaacattaaaagtaGGGAAATCTAATTTACGTGCATAACTAGTGATGCTACAGTAAAATAGAGATCACCCactattacaaaaaaataaggaattaaaataacaagaaaaataaataaggagTACTACTCTTTTACAATTATCTAAATCGAACATAAGGTAAATTCAGTCTATCTAACTTAAGCATACCATGCAATTCACCTTGTGCTTCAGTAATTACACAAAGATTCGGATGTGTGTATCCTTGGTTTGATAGGAAATCTGTAGCTTGGTTACCTTCTCGAAAAATGTGCAAGATTCTATAAGAAATACTACTCAGGCACTTTCTAATGGACGCCAACAAATATCGTATATCGTGGGACCCTTTCTGATATTGGTGGATCATCTGAGTCACCACCAACGCATCCATTTCTATCCATAGCCTCTCAATATGACATTCTTTACATATGAGTAATCCTCGGAGCGATGCACGTAGTTCTGCCTACAAAGAATTACAACGACCTATATTCTTTGAGAAACCAAAGACAAGCTTACCTATATGATCTCGGAGCAATCCCCCATTTGTTGCACTCTGACGATTCAAGGAACTACCATCTACATTCAATTTATATTCTCCTGTAAATGGTTTTACCCAATGAATAATTTGAGGAGTTGTACCATGTTTATGAGGAAACAGGAAACCCCATATAGCTGCTATATCTTTGTCTCTTTTCCACTGCCACTATTTCAAAATGGAACCATCATGTAACTGCCTTAGCAATTTCATAGTCTTCCACACCACTCTGTCCGGATACATGCCCACATGCCTGTGCTTAGCATCATTTCTTTCCAACCATAAAAACCAACATATGAATAAAGGAATTAAGATGTGGATATGacttttttttacataatcacCAGAATAATACCATGCCCATATAATCTGAGAAATATGTTGAGGAGTCGAAACAtagatttgaaaaaattttacaaaaaaattccAAACCTATTTCGCTATCGGATTATCCCaaagaacatgaattagtgATTCCTTAGAAATACAGCATATGCATTTAGAAGCCAAATGAAAACCTTTTTCCTTCAGCCGAAGTTCAATCGGGAACCAATTGTTTAATGCTCTCCAcaggaaaaaggaaatagaTAGTGGAATGCTTCTGTGCCAAATTAAGGATCCCACCACATTAGGGGATTTGTGCTGTCTTACTACCTCCCAAGCACTCCAAGTAGAGAATTCTCCATTCGAAGTAAAAACCCAGTAAGCAACATCCTCCTGTGATCTATCGAATGGAATCTGTAAAATCTCATCAACTAAATTCATAGGCAGgtataatttcaatttatccACGTCCCCAGTATCACCCATATAAAATTTGTTAACATAGGACATATAATTCTAGAATGAAGGGAAAGATGTTACCAAAGGATGGTCTCCCATCCAACAATCGTGCTAGAAAAGAAGCTCCCCTTTTCCTAACCTCCATCGAATATTTTGCAATGTCACAATTTGACCTCCGACCATCCATTTCCACATTTGAGAGTCATGTAATTTTGGTTGTATATAGTGAGGTATTCAGCCCTTACAGCATTTTGTTCTCAGAAACTATGTCCATAGGCTATTACCTGTTTGGAATCTCCACcataattttaatgtaaaagcCTCACATACATCATTCAGATTTCGAATATCAGGTCCCCCTTCAGAACATGGAAAAGTAGTTTTAGACCAAGCCACCCAATGCATTTTCTTGCTCTCAACAGAATCACCCCATAGGAAGCTATTGAAAAGTCACTATATTTTTGCAATCACTGTCGTCGGTGGTTTGAGGACTTGCAGTAAATACATAAGAAGCAAAAAGAGAACGCTTCTAAGCAATGTGATACAGCCTCCTAAAGATAAAACCTTATTCTCCCAACTAGAAATACGATCTCGAATCttagtaattaaaaaaaaaaaacattaccTTTTTCCATCCTTTGCATAGAGGAGCTCCAAGATAAGTAACAGGGAGTGTTTTATGCTGAAAACTAGTTGTATGAGATATGATTTACCTCCTGGAGAGTGGACAACTATTAGCTGTGATAAAGTAGCTTTTTTGATGATTAATCTACTACCAGGATACCTGTTCATATTCTTGTAAGAAACTCAAAACTTTCTACAAGGCTGAACGACATCCATAAGTGAAAAGCACAATATCAGCAGCAAACGCAAGGTGAGTAATGGGCATCAAGCATCTCGATAAATAATGCAATGAATTATATCGATTGAATAAATGATTAAGTCCCCTGGATAGATAATCTGCagccaaaataaataaaaaaagggaaaCAGAATCACCTTGCCTTAGCCCCCTCTCAAACTTGAAATAACCCACCAGATTACCATTAATAATTAAGGATAACCAACAGTTAGAAATGCATGCCTTAATCATACTTATCCAATGTGCATTAAAACCAAAATGCTCCATCATTAAGTAAAGAAAGTCCTAATTCAAACGATCATATGCCTTGGCCATATCCAATTTTAAGACCACATTACTTCCCCTTGATTTTGCATCAATCCTACCATTTAGTTCTTGTGCAAGCAAGATATTGTCACTTATAAGCCAGCCATTGATGAAACCACTCTGATTTTCTGAAATGATGGATTGGAGAATTTTGGCTAGTCGATTCCCCAATAGTTTAgttactattttatttaagaCAGTACATAAACTAATGGGATGAAAATCACTCCATTGACAGGCATTTGGCTTTTTCGGCAGTAGAACTAAGGTTGTTGAAGTAACACCACGTGGAAAGGAAGGATTGTTGACAAAATCTAGCACTGTGTCAAGAAGATCTTACTTGATTACATCCCAACAATGCTGATAAAATAATGACGAAAAACCATATGAACTAGCAACATTGTCCTTATTAATACTAAAATTGCATTCTTGACTTCCTGGAGAGATGGAACTGCACACAATAACTCATTATCAGTGGTGGAGATCATTCGAGGAATGAGAAATGAGTCGAACCTGGAAATATCGCAAGGTTATACCTTTAACAGATTTTGGAAAAAATCATTGGCAGAATGTTGGATTAAGTGTGGGTCTTCAAATACATTTCCATCCAAATCTTGGATCTGAAATATATTACTTCTCACTCTCTTTTTTCGCATCCTCATATGAAAGAATTTAGTATTATGTTCCACTTCAACCAGCCATTTCACTCCAGATTTTTGTTGCCAAAGGCTCCTCAATACTTAACTGACGCTTGAGTTTGGCATAAGCTTTGTGCATGAGATTtctattcaatgatgatggaTCCTATTGAAAAATTGTTTCTCTCATTTCTGCCTCTGCTTCCGCCAGCTTTAGCTTTTCAAAAATGTCTCCAAAAATCTGCTTATTCCACCACTTTAAATCCTATTTCAACCACTGTTGTTTGAACCAAAAAGCCATTAAACATGAACCTTGTAAAGGGGTTTGCCAATTTCTTTCAACAAAAGGCAGAAAATCATGGTGTTTTGTCCAAGCATGTAGGAAGCGAAGTGTAGATGGACCCTTTGGACATGTAGTAGAACAGGAAATTAAAAGGGGGCAATGATCGAACCTATTGCGATTCAAATGCTGCACTCGAGTACGTGAAAAACATTATGCCCATTTCGGGTTGTAAACCACCCTATTCAGCCTTTGGAACATATGATTGTTGGTCTAGGTAAAATTTTTCCCTTCAAAACCCGCATCAAGTAACCCACAATCAAGTAACATAGTAGCAAAGTCTTCCATTGACCCACCATAAGGAGGGGCACCATTCAACCTTTCAGCAACGCTCACAATGGCATTAAAGTCACCACCCACCATCCATGGTCCCTGCATATCCAAAGACAATAACCGTAGACTATTCCACAGCTCCATTTTCTCTTGTCTAGTACACTTAGCATATATAAAAGAGGTAAATACAGGGTGAGGCAGCCAAGGCAAAGATAATTTCACATGCAAGCATTGAAAATGATCCAGCAGCACTTCACAGCAAACTTCTACAGAAGAAAAAACCCATATTTTATGTGAACAATTACTAACTACGTTGCCAAAATCGAGTCTCCTTCTAACATATTCAGCTTTACTTATATTTACCATAGGCTCCAAGATTACCAGCAGTTTAACATTGTGCatcattttttactttttcaaacGTCGTTGAAAGTAtgcctatttatataacctgttcatcattctatcaaatgttcctaaagtcacatttcataattccaaccTATAAGTACTTTAATAATATGCTACAGCAATCAAATACTTGCAATTATATTAAcccaaaataatgttaaccattgccaactcatagtggcattactaatcaaaatatacatatattgtccaAGACATATATCTTAGTAATTTAGATCACGTttatctatacacaacaaaaagacACTCGACTTCTAGGGGAGCAACCTTAGCGaggtacagctattgaatgtcgagatacctaccaaggagaaGAATCTACGTGGAGACCTTAACCTAAGTTTCAAttgcctcctgatctgaaaacatgaagttgaaaacagtgagtataaacccaatgagtgaacataagaagggaacaagcaaacgatacgaagagattttgaaaacatgatgcatttTAGTTACAAACAATGTactttagtttaatttcttgtaaagcattttaattcaacccttgattatttaattcctTAGCATTAAAAATCCATGATAAACcataaagttgaaaagaatgaaaattttagcaaATGTCCACGTAAGACAAACAAAACAgagggtttctcgctgcagcgaaaagagattctcgctgcaatgaaatttggaccaaaatttcaaaccacccgagagtttctcactataGTGAAAACAGAGCCAGTGCACACCCTCCCTCAACCCAAGACTTTCTCGTTGTAGcaagattcattttcgctgcaaaGAGAATCTGGCTAGATGACGTTAGGGGAAATTTTCACTGCTACATAAATCCAATCTTGTTGCAACGAAAATCAGCTTAAACAcatttgacaataatcaagtttcaacaatcaacacaatcacatattaattccaaaactctctatatagtaaatatatatatatataagcatatacaccaccaccgcctcacccagctcatgtgcaatcccacaccgcacatagccgaAGTCattgtgtgcatcccccacattgtgcacagcTAACAcaatcgtgtgcatcccccacatcgtgcacaggtaatatcatcatccacactcccgCACCCGTCATAACCAAcatgtgctcccccacatcgcACACATGTACGGctatatttattacacaatatcaCCTCTCAATGCACAACACATATATGTTTATGTCAACATAACAATGGAgtacatggattcatcacagtCACATTTCATAGCACAACACCAAAAAAACGTTTCATCAAAGGCCTGTTCCCATGTGCATTTTGaataattatcaattaaaatatttcaagtgattcattcaaacatatatacatttacccaaaacattttaatgcaagttcactcatttgtttttgttaatgCTTTTGGATCAACTCCAACTTtaactaatgctccaaatgaAGGTGTGGGGCCTCGTTAGAACTTATCACATACAATAATATCACAACCAACTCAATTTACATAAGTGTTactccaaaagctattttataattcaaactttactggttattcctaactaacttccaattaccatttgactaGCTATCTATTCTCCCTACTCTGgtaacactagaaataaataaacaaacctaaaaaaaataaaataactctCCAAAACAAAATAGCCCACAAATCAATTATTGACCTTCATCAACAATTTAGAAATAAACCGTaactcattactcaccttagggtttctttgtagttgaattccttttcaaaagctttcaaactattatgaaaaatctctctttttcGTTGTAGAACATCCAacaagtgagagaaagtattaaggATAGGCTTTTGAGAGTTCTTGAGGTGTAgaagtggaagagcatgaaaaccctatgaaaaagtgtagaaaaacatgagaaatggaGCTAATTTGAGAAAGTTATAAAGGTTTCAAGgaaggcttccatggaaggtgcaaagaaacatgaaatggagagaagaatggaaagaagaaaaagagctactagaaaaatgagaagaagctgttggaaagTTAGCTATCTATgcctaaagtttatccaatttctcACGTAAATTACTAAAATGCTCTTAACAAGGTCACTTTGTCTTCCCCTTACCTTTATACAAtccttttacttctttgacactgagacaaaatccataatagtctagaaaaactcgggttcatgaaaatgtaaaaatttaaactcgagatgaaaaatgaccattttgcctctaccatggaaattatcgttatttctattttcttcatttatttcacTATTGTATGCATCACTCATTTATTCCTTTGGCCTACTTAggttttaataatattagaaaagcCACTTCTCGGAGCTCACTaaggaaaatgacaaaattacccttagtcCATGTTATCgcatctacttctagttacgtaTCTATGGAGGTCAAGgtttcacattctcccccactaaaaaaaattcgaCCCCCGAATTTAAATCTAATTATGAGGTAGCGTACCTTTATGTATTAAAGAGATGTGGATACTTTGTTCTCATCTTCTCTTCGGCTTCCCATGTTACCTCTTCACTTGTGTGGTTTTGCCACAACACTTTCACTGAGGCTACATCCTCTGAATAGAGCTTTTTGACttgcctatcaaggatagcCATCGGTTGCTCTTCATAGGTTAAGTCATCTCTCAActgaatggtttcataccgTATTATATGAGATGGATCCGGGTTATACTTCCTAAGCATTGACACATGAAACACTGGATGGATATTCGAGAGGTTTGGTGGTAGTGCTAAATGGTATGCTACTGCTCCAATCTTTTATAAGATCTTAAAGGGTCTTATATACCGAGGgcttaattttcctttcttggcGAACCTCAATACCTTTTTTGTTGGTGAGACcttaaaaaatacatgatcccCACTCGAAACTCTAAGTCTCTCCACCTGTTATCAGCATATgacttttgtctactttgtgctgaTAACATCCTCTGATGAATCACGCGTATTTTCTCGATGGCATCCTGTACTAATTTTGGCCCTaagagtttcctttctcccaccttTAGCCACCCAATGGGTGATCTGCACTTCTGTCCATATAAtgcctcaaatggtgccatttggatgttagcttggaagctattgttgtaagcaaactCCACTACGAGTAGATACTGATCCCACCTAACTCCAAGGTCTATTACACATGCCTTCAGCATATCTTCCAATGTTTGTATTGTTCATCCAGATTGCCCATCAGTCTGAGGGTGGAAAACTGTGTtgaaatccaacttagtgcccaacACTTTCTACAACTTTCCCCAGAACCTATTGGTGAACTGTGCTTCTTtgtcagatactatagaaatggggaTACCATGCAGTCGTACTATCTTATTCACATAAACTAGAGCGTACTAGCTAGCCCCGTAAGTAGTCTTAACTAGAAGAAAATGAGTTGACTTCGTTAACTGGTATACTATGATCCAAATCGAGCCATAACCCCTACTAGTTCGAGGCAAACCCGTTATAAAGTCCATTGTTACATGCTCCAATTTCCATTCGGGCACCAGCAATGGTTGTAGTAGCCTTATAGGCCTTTGGTGCTCGGCCTTCACCTACTGACACACCAAgcacttggagacaaactTTGCTACATCTTTCTTAAGTCTTTCCCACTAGTATACTTCCCtaaaatcttgatacatctttgtagcttTTGGATGCACCACGTATGCTGCCATATGCACCTCCTCTAATATTTTTCTCCTTAATCCATCAGTATTAGGCACATAAAGTTTGGTTCCATACCTTAAtactccatctgtgcctttagtaaatatttttcctttccctccCTAAGGGTCCTCCAAGGCCTTGCCTAtgaactcatctttactttggGCTTCCTTAATCTGGTCTATTAAGATAGGTTtaactctaaaatgtgctaacAATGCATTTGCCTCTGAAACTTCAAAATGCACACCCATATGTCCTAATCCCTACATCTTCTGAATCAAAGACCTCCTATCCACAGATATATGTGCTAGACTCGCCATCGATTTCCAACTTAAGGCATCCGCCACTACATTAGCCTAACCAGGATGATAAAGATGTTAGTATAAGCCCTACAAGCCAATCTGTGGTTGTATGGGAATtgtaattttgagatattcatgtatgatattttgttattcataataacattgaggtagttctttatcaataagtttgtgatttaattactttttgtacttatgtagataaagcccatggaaTATATATGCCTTACAAAGAaattgtattgggatacaattatgagatccttatgcattaaagcattgttcctaaaagttcctgatcattgtattattgagacaaggcatcaataatgctcaaaggttggcacatgttatgttccttacttgtgaagtaagcaatcattctcataggttgaagtatagagatacttggaactagcatgtgggtgcttgccatAGGAGAgcgagttcactgaacatgacctgccatgagaagtgcatttagtatttcactcaagtgtttatgcaatacttctcatgtgtcagttgtgtaaatacccCCTAAACTTGAGAtaccaggttgtcttatgtgtggagtgctatgctttgatttcatccctttgggtgcctaaccaaagatgtcaaaacaggatgcttttgggtataacatgaagcatgtgaaggcaaatgagtggttaagataggaatcatcacccgaagtgattcaaggggaaatatctcattagttcttagttgatattagcttaatcaaatccttggccaagttgattaggagattatgaaatgagtttcataagtctccataaagctaatgatctaactgcaagaacaaatatggagatcaataagagtaggcactacaccaagctcttatcatcttcgagatatatgatgagggaatgaattacactgaaaaaCTGTagactgaaaggttgtcaaagaatcctttgactctcctaacaattgggtggccatgatgcattgctagatgccaatcatggtctatggaattgaattagttaatttaaaattgaatatgattcatttaaattaattaattaataatattataattcaatttcattgcccacatgttaggaacctaatgggtcacacacaaaggttgcaatttggattaaattgagagtgtgatgatttaagttagacttaaatcaaattctaggttttaactattaaggacctaattaaaagagtttatttAGGTATTGGTTaactattataatttttataatattaaggacttattttgcaaattttaataagttaaacctagatataaatatcacattatagccactcttttttttttagtggagaaggatttttctcttgagtgcTGCCACTTTTGAGacgtttattttcttttgaaaaacttctcctttgattctttgcttaaaatcaaagaagaaaagaggacaaatcgttgtccacttgctagcacaagcccgtggcataaagctctctccttgagaaggattcgttgcaatcgtgtgtgcatcattggaggccaagcgaTTGACTGGCTGGGATTCTTTTACACCAAAGGTGTTCTTGTTTTGTCaccaaaaggaatccatttgattatgatatcacttggaaaggtacattctttttctgattttttgtGGTACATAattttgcattaaacaaccaaggtgatccaaaggTAGTAGGcatggttttattttatttcgctgcgttgatgctctaatcatgTCATTCCTAGCAAAAGAATGGTGCAGTTATAATCTTtaagcaactccatccatccACGTTGCcgcaagttaagatccctctgtTGAAATATGTATTTTAAGCTCTTGTGGTCTATATAAATTtcacaagtctcaccatacaaataatgtctccaaatctttaaggcaaacacaATTGTTGCCATCTCCATATCGTGTGTGGGCTAATTTTGCACATGTCTTTTAAGTTGTCTTGATGCATAtgcaatcaccttcccatgctGCATTAATATACACACTAAACCAACCCCGTGATGCATCCCAAAATACTGTAAAACCCCCTGTGCTTTGCTGTAGGCTTAATATAGGAACTGTGGTGAGACaagccttaagcttctcaaagctatcCTCACAAGCATCCGACCATAcaaattttgtatccttaTGTGTCAGCTTAGTCAGAGGAGCAGTTATCTTAGAGAAATCCTTCACAAAATGACGATAATAGCTGgccaaacccaaaaagcttATAATTTCTGTAACTGAGgttggccttggccacttTTCTACTACCCCAACTTTCTTTAGGTCAACTTGTACCCCATTCTTAAAGACCACATGTCCTAAGAATGCAACACTTTTGAGCCAGAATTCACACTTGAAAAACTTGGCATATAATTGATGTTCTCTTAaagtttggagcactatcttaaggtGTTGCTCGTGTTCCACCCGGCTCGTCGAGTatatcaagatgtcatcaataaataccacaacaaacttgtccaaataaggcttgaacacTCGGTTCATTAAATCCATAAATGCTGTAGGGGCGTTTGTAAATCCAAATGACAtctgaaataccccatactttgatatggtgataaataaagttgatcgaatgcaaattgaggtcaattaaaatgtttagaagtgataaaagacgaaaggagtagtttaggataaaatatttcgcaagtgagaaaataataataaaataataataattttatcagaggagaatttgtgagataaaaggtgatttggaagtcaagtgaggcataataaggtattttgggtaccaaggagacaagataaaatttttaaaataaaataatattttattaataaaataatattaaaatattaatatttagccggatgtcgaagtcaatcaagaagaaggatcatatggttgatccaagtgggggagaagatgacaagcccgactctacaaaaatatttgtcatgacatacatgtggtggatagcatgtttgcatgctaagagagtcttgaaaaatttacaaaagttagtattgtacctaaaggtacaataaagttgatttaagccttgaactagatcaaatagagaatttacgatgaaattaagaattttaaagtcccaaaatggtttaatatggtgattcggagttcgaggatcaatttagagtcaaaccgaaattttcactatctatgggcaaaatggtcatttaccacctggggacaaaatgagaattttagaaaagatttttttttggccccatttgacttattgga is drawn from Theobroma cacao cultivar B97-61/B2 chromosome 4, Criollo_cocoa_genome_V2, whole genome shotgun sequence and contains these coding sequences:
- the LOC108661563 gene encoding uncharacterized protein LOC108661563, producing MAPFEALYGQKCRSPIGWLKVGERKLLGPKLVQDAIEKIRVIHQRMLSAQSRQKSYADNRWRDLEFRVGIMYFLRSHQQKRKYNPDPSHIIRYETIQLRDDLTYEEQPMAILDRQVKKLYSEDVASVKVLWQNHTSEEIRRQLKLRLRSPRRFFSLGPWMVGGDFNAIVSVAERLNGAPPYGGSMEDFATMLLDCGLLDAGFEGKNFT